One part of the Saprospiraceae bacterium genome encodes these proteins:
- the ruvX gene encoding Holliday junction resolvase RuvX encodes MARILSIDFGLKRCGIAVTDPLQIIVNGLTTVETKDLETFIQMYCAENPVEKIIIGYPFQKDQAENSITPNIILFKERMAAKLNEMEFQYYDEKKSSVEASRILVQAGVRKKQRQDKALIDKMSAVVILQRYLGHI; translated from the coding sequence TTGGCGAGAATACTTTCTATTGATTTTGGTTTAAAGAGATGTGGTATTGCGGTAACAGATCCTTTGCAGATTATTGTAAATGGATTGACTACCGTGGAGACCAAAGATCTAGAAACGTTTATTCAAATGTATTGTGCTGAGAATCCTGTTGAGAAAATAATTATTGGATATCCTTTTCAAAAAGACCAAGCTGAAAATTCAATTACACCAAATATTATTTTATTTAAAGAACGCATGGCTGCTAAGTTGAATGAAATGGAATTCCAATATTATGATGAAAAGAAAAGTTCAGTTGAAGCAAGCAGAATTTTAGTGCAAGCGGGCGTTAGAAAAAAACAAAGACAAGACAAAGCACTTATCGATAAAATGAGTGCAGTCGTAATATTACAACGATATCTAGGTCATATTTAA